CCCAGTTTTGCTAATACACACACAGCGGTCATTTATAGGGAATCCATGGATTTTGCCACCGTATCCTTTATTATATACCTGATAATAGGGTCTCCCATCCTCCCAGTTTTGCTAATACACACCCAGCGGTCATTTATAGGGAATCCATGGATTTTGCCACCGTATCCTTTGTTATATACCTGATAATAGGGTCTCCCATCCTCCCAACATTCATGGCGTGCACTCACATCGTAACACCTATCGTCCACATAGGAATGGGACACAAATGATCCCGAATAGATTCGAATCCCAAGTCTTACTGTAGTTCGACATTAGTCACATCTCCCCTCACCCTCCCCCACATACAGGAGTAAACTGATCAATATCCCCACCAATACAGTCCAAGTAGAGTTCATTATTGCTGTCTTTTCAGTTTTACCGACAACGGCTTGTCCCCTTGCTCGCATGTCCAGGTGCTTTCTTCTTCAGGCGGAACAGGCCCCTTTATCCTTGATGCGTGGACCCACCCTTTTTCTTTCGTCCGAACAGCTGCTTCAGTTGTTGACAGAACCAGGAACGGTCCTTCCCACCGCGGCTGGAGCTTTTCGGCCTTCCAGGTCTTAACAAGTATCCAATCTCCGGGCTACACCTTATGCAGGAGGAAGTCGAGCGGCGgagtctgagccaggagacctttcCTCCGGAGTTCTGCAAAAGAACAGGATAAGGCCAGTAAATAGGTTCGGATAAATACATCCCCCCTTGTAGAGTGGTACATCCATCAACCTTACTCCAATACGGTAATCCGAAGAACATTTCATAGGGGGAAACCCCGACATCTCGGCGAGGTGCCGTACGTATCCTCATTAGGGCAATGGGCAGGCACTTTGGCCAGGGTAACTTAGTTTCTAACATCAGCTTAGTCAATTGGGTCTTGAGCGTGCCATTCATTCTCTCAACTCGACCCGAACTCTGAGGATGCCAGGGTGTGTGGAATTTCCGTTGGATACCCAGGGCATTACACATCAAATGGTGTAGCTTAGAAATAAAATGCGTCCCGCAGTCGGAGTCAATAGATTCCATTATGCCATATCTCGGGATTATGTTCTCTAACAACAGTCGGGCCACGGTTGGTGCATCGTCTTTGGCAGTTGGGAAAGCCTCTACCCAGTGAGTGAAATGGTCTACTATTACTAACAGatatttccatctctgtactGGGGGTAATTCCGTAAAGTCAACTTggatcctctgaaatggcctaatcgCTAGGGGCTGACCACCAGCTGGCATAGAACGCATGGCTTTCTGATTAATacgcaggcaagtggggcatCCGACTACCTCTTGTTGGGCTAACGTGTATATCCCCCTGCATACATAGTCTCTCAGGATTGTATCACACATGGCTTGCACCCCCCAGTGGGTCTGATGGTGTAATCGGCGCAGAATACCCCGGGTGATCTGTTTGTTCAGTACTTGTCTCCCATCAGGAACCGTCCACTTCCCGATAGTATCTAGCCGGGCACCCAATTGATCCATTTTATCAATCTCCCCCTGGGTGAAGACGGGTTGTTTAGCGAGCCCTCCCTCAACGGTATTAACGTTAACAATTGGACAGATTTTTCGACCGCTGCCCGCTTGGCTTCCTCGTCTGCCAGCCGGTTTCCCACCGCTTCCGGTGTCGACCCCTTCTGGTGACCGGGTACATGGACTACTGCAAGTTCCGTAGGTAACGCCAGGGCTTCCAACGTTAGGCTGATCATTTGTTCGTG
The nucleotide sequence above comes from Chiloscyllium plagiosum isolate BGI_BamShark_2017 chromosome 8, ASM401019v2, whole genome shotgun sequence. Encoded proteins:
- the LOC122552397 gene encoding uncharacterized protein LOC122552397 — its product is MDQLGARLDTIGKWTVPDGRQVLNKQITRGILRRLHHQTHWGVQAMCDTILRDYVCRGIYTLAQQEVVGCPTCLRINQKAMRSMPAGGQPLAIRPFQRIQVDFTELPPVQRWKYLLVIVDHFTHWVEAFPTAKDDAPTVARLLLENIIPRYGIMESIDSDCGTHFISKLHHLMCNALGIQRKFHTPWHPQSSGRVERMNGTLKTQLTKLMLETKLPWPKCLPIALMRIRTAPRRDVGVSPYEMFFGLPYWSKVDGCTTLQGGMYLSEPIYWPYPVLLQNSGGKVSWLRLRRSTSSCIRCSPEIGYLLRPGRPKSSSRGGKDRSWFCQQLKQLFGRKKKGGSTHQG